CCGCTCGATGTGGATGCACATCTGGCCGGTGTTCGCGAAGGCCGCCGCGACGCAGCCGGCCGCGGCCTTCTCGACGTCGGCGTCGGCGAGCACGACGAGCGGGTTCTTGCCGCCGAGCTCGAGCGAGGCCGCGATCAGCATCTCGCCCGCGCGACGTCCGACCGAACGGCCGGTCGCGGTCGACCCGGTGAAGCAGATGTGGTCGACCCCGGCCCCGGGGGCGTCGACAGAGCCGATGAGCGCGTCGCCGACGACGGAGCCCGGGCCCACGACGACGTGCCAGATGTCGCGGGGCAGACCGGCCTCGGCGAGCAGTGCCCGGGTCCACAGCAGGGTGAGCGGGGTCTGCGAGTCGGCCTTGCTGACCACGCCGTTGCCTGCGAGCAGCGCGGGCAGCACGTCGCCGACGGCGAGGTAGAGCGGGTAGTTCCAGGGCGAGATCATCCCGACGACGCCCTTCGGCACCCGCACCTCGCGCACCTTGGTCAGCCCCGGCATCGCGCCGCGCACCTTGTGGTCCACGAGGTAGCGCCGCCCGTGCCGCGCGTAGTGCCGCGCGATGGTCGCGACCTGCAGGATCTCCTGCCAGGCGCTGAACCGGGACTTGCCCATCTCCCACTGGATCAGGTCGATCACCTCGTCCTGCCGCTCGACGAGCAGGTCGTGGAAGCGCAGCACGATGCCCGCCCGAGTGCTCCACGGCAGCAGCGCCCACCGGTGCTGGGCCTCACGCGCGGACGCGATGGCGTCGGTGACGTCGCCGGCGCTGGAGACGGGTACGGCGGCCGTCGGCTGCCCGTCGTACGGCGCGACCGCCGTGCTCGTCGCGGTCGAGGCCGGGTCGCGGAACACCCAGCGGCTCCACCCGGCGATCCGCTCGTCGATGACCCAGTCGGGCCGGGCGGCGGCAGGAGCAACAACGGTCGTGGTCACGAGTAGAGCCTTTCCAGGACGTCGGCGTACTTGGCGTGGACGACGCGGCGCTTGAGCTTGAGCGTCGGGGTGAGCTCCTCGGACTCGGCGGTCCACTCGACCGGGAGCAGCTCCCAGGCCTTGACCTGCTCGGGCCGCGACAGGCGCTCGTTGGCGGCGTCGACGGCCTGCTGGGCGACCGCGAGCATGGCGGGGTGCTGGGCCAGCTCGGCGAGCGAGGTGCCGGCGGGGATGCCGAGCTGGGCGCCGACCAGCGGCGCGATCTCGGCGTCGAGGGTGAGCACCGCGACGACGTACGGCCTGCCCTCGCCGAAGACCAGCGCGTGGCCGACGATCGGGCTCTCCTTGAGGTAGTTCTCGATGTTGGAGGGCGCGATGTTCTTGCCGGAGGAGGTGATGATCATCTCCTTCTTGCGGTCGACGACCTTGAGGAAGCCGTCCTCGTCGATCTCGCCGATGTCGCCGGTGTGCACCCAGCCGTCGGTGTCGATGAGGGCTGCGGTCGCCTCGGGCTGCTTGTAGTAGCCCTTCGAGGCGACCGGGCCGCGGGCCAGGATCTCGCCGTCCTCGGCCAGCGTGATCTCGATGCCGGGCAGGGCGCGGCCGACGGTGCCGAGGCGGAACTGGTCCGGGCCGCAGGAGGTGACGGCGGCACAGGTCTCGGTCATGCCGTAGACGTCGTAGATCCGCATGCCGAGGCCGGCGAAGAACCTCGCGACCTCCAGC
The genomic region above belongs to Nocardioides sp. QY071 and contains:
- a CDS encoding succinic semialdehyde dehydrogenase, with the translated sequence MTTTVVAPAAARPDWVIDERIAGWSRWVFRDPASTATSTAVAPYDGQPTAAVPVSSAGDVTDAIASAREAQHRWALLPWSTRAGIVLRFHDLLVERQDEVIDLIQWEMGKSRFSAWQEILQVATIARHYARHGRRYLVDHKVRGAMPGLTKVREVRVPKGVVGMISPWNYPLYLAVGDVLPALLAGNGVVSKADSQTPLTLLWTRALLAEAGLPRDIWHVVVGPGSVVGDALIGSVDAPGAGVDHICFTGSTATGRSVGRRAGEMLIAASLELGGKNPLVVLADADVEKAAAGCVAAAFANTGQMCIHIERVIVHADVYDAFRDALVAATEALTLGQTFDYTVDVGSLASPAQLEAVTSHVASAVAAGATVLAGGRARPDLGPLMHEPTVLEGVTADMPVCLEETFGPVISLYKVATDLDAIEKANEGRYGLSASIWSRDTGTAEALAQRIRAGSVNVNDGAAAAAGSIEAGMGGMGDSGLGRRHGAEGMRKYTESQTVATQRLVPLGPPAGMSLDRFVGLGNAQLKLLRRLRVR